A window of the Cucurbita pepo subsp. pepo cultivar mu-cu-16 chromosome LG01, ASM280686v2, whole genome shotgun sequence genome harbors these coding sequences:
- the LOC111803416 gene encoding eukaryotic translation initiation factor 2 subunit 3-like: MSRKGLMEQDLKKLDVTKLHPLSPEVISRQATINIGTIGHVAHGKSTVVKAISGVQTVRFKNELERNITIKLGYANAKIYKCEDDKCPRPMSYKAYGSGKEDSPLCDVPGFENCRMKLLRHVSFVDCPGHDILMATMLNGAAIMDGALLLIAANESCPQPQTSEHLAAVEIMRLQHIIILQNKVDLIQENVAINQHEAIQKFIQGTVADGAPVVPISAQLKYNIDVVCEYIVKKIPIPERNFVSPPNMIVIRSFDVNKPGFEVDEIKGGVAGGSILRGVLKVNQFIEVRPGIVVKDESGNIKCTPIYSRIVSLYAEQNELQFAVPGGLIGVGTTMDPTLTRADRLVGQVLGEVGSLPDVFVELEVNFFLLRRLLGVRTKGSERQGKVSKLAKGEILMLNIGSMSTGARVLAVKNDLAKLQLTSPVCTSKGEKIALSRRVEKHWRLIGWGQIQAGSTLDVPPCPI; the protein is encoded by the exons ATGTCGCGGAAGGGTTTGATGGAACAAGACTTGAAGAAATTGGATGTGACAAAGCTCCATCCACTTTCTCCTGAAGTTATATCTCGTCAGGCTACAATTAATATTg GTACTATTGGTCACGTGGCACATGGGAAGTCCACCGTTGTAAAAGCAATTTCAGGAGTCCAG ACTGTACGTTTTAAGAATGAGCTGGAGCGTAACATTACCATTAAGCTGGGGTATGCCAATGCAAAGATATACAAATGTGAAGATGACAAGTGCCCTCGGCCTATGAGCTACAA GGCGTATGGAAGTGGAAAGGAAGACAGTCCTTTATGTGATGTGCCTGGATTTGAAAATTGCAGAATGAAACTATTGCGACATGTATCCTTTGTCGACTGCCCG GGTCATGATATTCTTATGGCTACCATGCTTAACGGAGCAGCTATTATGGATGGAGCATTACTTCTGATTGCTGCCAATGAAAGCTGCCCTCAACCTCAAACTTCTGAGCACCTTGCTGCTGTTGAAATTATGCGCCTTCAACATATTATAATCCTCCAGAATAAAGTTGATCTTATTCAGGAAAATGTGGCAATCAATCAACATGAAGCtattcaaaaatttattcaG GGAACCGTTGCTGATGGTGCACCAGTAGTGCCAATTTCTGCTCAGCTCAAGTATAATATTGATGTTGTTTGCGAGTAtatagtgaaaaaaattccaatTCCAGAAAGGAACTTTGTCTCACCTCCTAATATGATCGTGATTCGTTCTTTTGATGTCAACAAACCCGGATTTGAAGTTGATGAGATCAAAGGTGGTGTGGCTGGTGGTAGCATATTACGG GGTGTTTTAAAGGTGAATCAATTTATTGAAGTTCGTCCGGGGATTGTTGTTAAGGATGAAAGTGGTAATATCAAGTGCACTCCAATATACTCAAGGATTGTTTCATTGTATGCGGAGCAAAATGAGCTGCAATTTGCAGTCCCTGGAGGTCTCATTGGGGTTGGCACAACTATGGATCCCACTTTGACTCGTGCTGACAGATTGGTCGGTCAGGTTCTTGGGGAAGTTGGTTCACTTCCTGATGTTTTTGTTGAGCTAGAG GtaaactttttccttttgcgGCGGCTCCTGGGTGTCAGGACAAAAGGATCAGAAAGGCAGGGAAAAGTATCAAAGCTAGCCAAGGGGGAGATTCTAATGTTGAACATAGGATCCATGTCTACGGGTGCTAGAGTACTTGCAGTAAAGAACGATTTAGCAAAACTGCAGCTTACTTCCCCTGTTTGCACCAGCAAGGGGGAGAAGATTGCTCTAAGTCGTCGGGTCGAGAAGCACTGGCGTCTTATTGGCTGGGGTCAAATTCAAGCTGGAAGTACTCTCGACGTCCCTCCCTGCCCCATTTGA